One window from the genome of Mumia sp. ZJ1417 encodes:
- a CDS encoding spermidine synthase — MERQITLAPEPGRSHAFTLRVGGADQSHVDLADPTRLVFEYVQRIADTLDLLRPAPDRIGVVHVGGAGLTLPRYVAATRPRSAQVVLEPDADLTSYVREHLPLPSRSGIKVRPIGGREGLAELRDSYADVVVLDAFDGPVVPAELTTAEAFAEVARVLRPDGVLLANVADRGPFRYARRVLAAVRTTFGEVVVSAEPATLKGRRFGNVLLVASRVPLPVEGMARRAASSAFPYRVLAGAERDSILGGGVPFTDADAEPSPGPPGGATYFS, encoded by the coding sequence GTGGAACGCCAGATCACGCTCGCCCCCGAGCCTGGGCGGAGCCATGCGTTCACTCTCCGCGTGGGTGGGGCCGACCAGTCGCACGTCGACCTGGCAGACCCGACCCGGCTCGTGTTCGAGTACGTCCAGCGGATCGCTGACACGCTGGACCTCCTGCGCCCCGCCCCGGACCGGATCGGCGTCGTCCACGTCGGCGGTGCCGGGCTGACCCTGCCCCGGTACGTCGCCGCGACCCGCCCCCGCTCGGCGCAGGTCGTCCTCGAGCCCGACGCAGACCTCACCTCGTACGTCCGCGAGCACCTCCCGCTGCCCAGCCGCAGCGGGATCAAGGTGCGGCCCATCGGGGGGCGTGAAGGGCTCGCGGAACTGCGCGACTCGTATGCCGACGTGGTCGTGCTCGACGCCTTCGACGGGCCTGTCGTCCCGGCCGAGCTGACGACGGCCGAGGCGTTCGCCGAGGTCGCGCGGGTGCTGCGACCCGACGGTGTGCTGCTCGCGAACGTGGCAGACCGAGGGCCGTTCCGGTACGCCCGTCGGGTGCTGGCGGCGGTTCGCACGACGTTCGGCGAGGTCGTCGTGAGCGCGGAGCCAGCGACGCTCAAGGGGCGACGCTTCGGGAACGTCCTGCTGGTCGCGAGCCGGGTGCCGCTGCCGGTGGAGGGCATGGCGCGGCGTGCGGCCTCGTCGGCGTTCCCCTACCGCGTGCTCGCGGGGGCAGAGCGCGACAGCATCCTCGGCGGCGGAGTCCCATTCACGGACGCCGACGCGGAGCCATCGCCCGGCCCACCCGGTGGGGCGACCTACTTCTCGTGA
- the sufC gene encoding Fe-S cluster assembly ATPase SufC produces MSTLEIHDLHVSVATEDGAKEILKGVDLTVKSGETHAIMGPNGSGKSTLAYSIAGHPKYKITSGSVALDGLDILDMTVDERARAGLFLAMQYPVEIPGVSVANFLRAAKTALDGEAPSLRSWVKDVNGVLERMTLDKTFSQRSVNEGFSGGEKKRHEIAQLELLNPKFAILDETDSGLDIDALRIVSEGVNRFSAQGDRGVLLITHYTRILRYIKPDFVHVFVNGKVAESGGAGLAEELEANGYDKYTKAAA; encoded by the coding sequence ATGTCCACTCTCGAGATCCACGACCTGCACGTCTCGGTGGCCACCGAGGACGGCGCCAAGGAGATCCTCAAGGGCGTCGACCTGACCGTGAAGTCGGGCGAGACGCACGCGATCATGGGCCCGAACGGCTCGGGCAAGTCCACGCTCGCCTACTCCATCGCCGGCCACCCCAAGTACAAGATCACCTCCGGCTCGGTGGCCCTCGACGGCCTCGACATCCTCGACATGACCGTCGACGAGCGCGCCCGTGCGGGCCTGTTCCTCGCCATGCAGTACCCGGTCGAGATCCCGGGCGTCTCGGTCGCAAACTTCCTGCGCGCCGCCAAGACCGCCCTCGATGGCGAGGCGCCGTCGCTGCGCAGCTGGGTCAAGGACGTCAACGGTGTCCTGGAGCGCATGACGCTGGACAAGACCTTCAGCCAGCGCTCGGTCAACGAGGGCTTCTCCGGCGGCGAGAAGAAGCGCCACGAGATCGCCCAGCTCGAGCTGCTCAACCCGAAGTTCGCGATCCTCGACGAGACCGACTCCGGGCTCGACATCGACGCACTGCGCATCGTGTCCGAGGGCGTCAACCGCTTCTCGGCGCAGGGTGATCGCGGCGTGCTGCTGATCACGCACTACACGCGCATCCTCCGCTACATCAAGCCGGACTTCGTGCACGTGTTCGTCAACGGCAAGGTCGCCGAGAGCGGCGGTGCGGGGCTGGCCGAGGAGCTCGAGGCCAACGGCTACGACAAGTACACCAAGGCCGCAGCCTGA
- a CDS encoding metalloregulator ArsR/SmtB family transcription factor, with protein sequence MKSARELSDESPTRERVVRSIMHEGPSTAAQLAERLELTPAAVRRHLDALLDEEMIEVAAERPLSQRRGRGRPAKAFALTDEGREAFEQDYDDLAVSALRFVADTLGEDAVKEFARRRSQEFERRLLPLLEDTTPEQRPEVLAEALAEDGYAATVRQAPGGTQVCQHHCPVAHVAAAFPELCEAETEAFARMLGHHVQRLATIAHGDGVCTTYVPDTPATLSSTAFMTDERTTR encoded by the coding sequence GTGAAATCCGCACGGGAGCTCTCTGACGAGTCGCCGACTCGTGAGCGCGTGGTGCGCAGCATCATGCACGAGGGCCCGTCCACAGCCGCCCAGCTGGCCGAGCGGCTCGAGCTGACACCTGCCGCCGTTCGCCGCCATCTCGATGCCCTCCTCGACGAGGAGATGATCGAGGTCGCCGCCGAGCGTCCGCTCTCGCAGCGGCGTGGCAGGGGACGGCCGGCCAAGGCCTTCGCCCTCACCGACGAGGGCCGCGAGGCGTTCGAGCAGGACTACGACGACCTGGCGGTCAGTGCGCTGCGGTTTGTCGCCGATACGCTCGGCGAGGACGCGGTGAAGGAGTTCGCCAGGCGGCGCAGCCAGGAGTTCGAGCGTCGTCTGCTGCCCTTGCTTGAGGACACCACGCCCGAGCAGCGACCCGAGGTCCTGGCCGAGGCGCTGGCCGAGGACGGTTACGCCGCCACCGTGCGGCAGGCACCCGGAGGCACCCAGGTGTGCCAGCACCACTGCCCGGTCGCCCACGTGGCGGCCGCGTTCCCCGAGCTCTGCGAAGCGGAAACGGAAGCGTTCGCCCGGATGTTGGGACATCACGTGCAGCGTCTCGCCACCATCGCCCACGGCGACGGTGTGTGCACCACGTACGTGCCCGACACTCCCGCCACGCTTTCGAGCACTGCCTTCATGACCGACGAGAGGACCACCCGATGA
- a CDS encoding metal-sulfur cluster assembly factor, with product MSETAPDQTTDDLPEVDLRPAGSVTTAEDVNEAMKDVVDPELGINVVDLGLVYEVEVDPANNATIDMTLTSAACPLTDVIEDQTRQALEGIVNDFRINWVWMPPWGPDKITDDGREMLRALGFNV from the coding sequence ATGAGCGAGACTGCACCGGACCAGACCACGGACGACCTCCCCGAGGTTGACCTGAGGCCGGCGGGAAGCGTCACGACGGCTGAGGATGTCAACGAGGCGATGAAGGACGTCGTCGATCCCGAGCTCGGGATCAACGTCGTCGACCTGGGGCTCGTCTACGAGGTCGAGGTCGACCCCGCCAACAACGCGACGATCGACATGACGCTCACTTCGGCGGCGTGCCCGCTGACCGACGTCATCGAGGACCAGACGCGTCAGGCGCTCGAGGGCATCGTCAACGACTTCCGGATCAACTGGGTCTGGATGCCGCCGTGGGGTCCCGACAAGATCACCGACGACGGCCGCGAGATGCTGCGCGCCCTCGGGTTCAACGTCTGA
- a CDS encoding non-heme iron oxygenase ferredoxin subunit: MSGFAYAAQFADVPDGGVLAVEVEGLDVALVRCGEEVFAVHDECSHAAVPLSEGDVENCTLECWLHGSRFDVRTGEVLNLPATEPVPVYPCKVTEDATVLVDVTSPSI; encoded by the coding sequence ATGAGCGGGTTCGCGTACGCGGCACAGTTCGCCGACGTCCCTGACGGGGGAGTGCTGGCGGTCGAGGTCGAGGGCCTCGACGTCGCGCTCGTCCGCTGCGGCGAGGAGGTCTTCGCCGTCCATGACGAGTGCTCGCACGCGGCGGTGCCGCTGTCGGAGGGCGACGTGGAGAACTGCACCCTCGAGTGCTGGCTCCACGGCTCGCGCTTCGACGTCCGCACCGGCGAGGTCCTCAACCTGCCGGCGACCGAGCCAGTGCCGGTCTATCCCTGCAAGGTCACCGAGGACGCGACCGTCCTCGTCGACGTGACCAGCCCCAGCATCTGA
- a CDS encoding cysteine desulfurase: protein MSAAGGYDVEKVREDFPILSRTMAGDRPLVYLDSANTSQKPTAVIETIAEHYRRHNANVARAMHQLGAEATEAFEGARDKVAAFVHAPSRDEIVFTKNASEALNLVANAYRNAVGDLEIRPGDEIVTTELEHHSNIVPWQLLAQRTGATLRWFGLTDEGRLDLSNLDELVNERTRIVTVAWVSNMLGSVSPLDAIIARAHAVGAIVVVDASQAVPQMPVDFSALGADVVVFTGHKMVGPTGIGVLWGRKALLEELPPFLGGGEMIETVTMERSTYAPPPAKFEAGTPPIVQAIGLGAAADYLTALGMDNVAAHEREITAYALKRLGEVDGLTIVGPSEAVERGGAVSFTLDGVHPHDVSQLLDSYGIAVRAGHHCAKPAHQRFGVQSTTRASFYLYTTPAEIDALVEGIERTQKYFKVV from the coding sequence ATGAGTGCCGCCGGCGGTTACGACGTCGAGAAGGTTCGAGAGGACTTCCCGATCCTGAGCCGCACCATGGCCGGAGACCGCCCGCTGGTCTACCTCGACAGCGCGAACACGTCGCAGAAGCCGACCGCGGTCATCGAGACGATCGCCGAGCACTACCGCCGGCACAACGCCAACGTCGCGCGCGCCATGCACCAGCTCGGCGCCGAGGCCACCGAGGCGTTCGAGGGCGCGCGCGACAAGGTCGCCGCGTTCGTCCATGCTCCGTCGCGTGACGAGATCGTGTTCACCAAGAACGCGTCCGAGGCGCTCAACCTGGTCGCCAACGCCTATCGCAACGCCGTGGGCGACCTCGAGATCCGTCCGGGTGACGAGATCGTGACGACCGAGCTCGAGCACCACTCCAACATCGTCCCGTGGCAGCTGCTCGCGCAGCGTACGGGCGCGACGTTGCGGTGGTTCGGTCTGACCGACGAGGGCCGGCTCGACCTGTCGAACCTCGACGAGCTCGTCAATGAGCGCACGCGGATCGTCACGGTCGCGTGGGTGTCCAACATGCTGGGGTCGGTCAGCCCGCTCGACGCGATCATCGCGCGGGCGCACGCTGTCGGCGCGATCGTCGTGGTCGACGCCTCGCAGGCCGTGCCGCAGATGCCGGTGGACTTCTCTGCGCTCGGTGCCGATGTCGTGGTCTTCACCGGTCACAAGATGGTGGGCCCGACCGGGATCGGCGTGCTCTGGGGGCGCAAGGCGCTGCTCGAAGAGCTCCCGCCGTTCCTCGGGGGCGGCGAGATGATCGAGACCGTGACGATGGAGCGCTCGACGTACGCGCCGCCGCCGGCGAAGTTCGAGGCCGGCACGCCGCCGATCGTCCAGGCGATCGGGCTCGGCGCTGCCGCCGACTACCTCACGGCGCTCGGCATGGACAACGTCGCGGCTCACGAGCGGGAGATCACCGCGTACGCCCTCAAGCGGCTCGGTGAGGTCGACGGTCTCACCATCGTGGGGCCGAGCGAGGCAGTCGAGCGCGGGGGAGCGGTGAGCTTCACCCTCGACGGCGTCCACCCGCACGACGTGTCGCAGCTGCTCGACTCGTACGGCATCGCCGTGCGCGCCGGCCACCACTGCGCGAAGCCGGCGCACCAGCGCTTCGGGGTGCAGTCGACGACGCGCGCGTCGTTCTACCTCTACACGACGCCGGCGGAGATCGACGCGCTCGTCGAGGGAATCGAACGCACCCAAAAGTACTTCAAGGTGGTGTGA
- the sufU gene encoding Fe-S cluster assembly sulfur transfer protein SufU — protein MDVDSLYQEIILDHYKKPHGAGLRDPYEAEVHHVNPTCGDEITLRVHLEGDRVADVSYDAEGCSISQASASVLNDLVVGKSVTEGMALLDEFQTLMQGRGQVEPDEDVLEDGIAFAGVAQFPARVKCALLSWMAWKDATAQAVANESEEGR, from the coding sequence GTGGATGTCGACTCCCTGTATCAAGAGATCATCCTGGACCACTACAAGAAGCCTCACGGTGCGGGTCTGCGTGACCCGTACGAGGCCGAGGTCCACCACGTCAACCCGACGTGCGGCGACGAGATCACGCTGCGGGTGCACCTCGAGGGCGACAGGGTCGCCGACGTGTCGTACGACGCTGAGGGCTGCTCGATCAGCCAGGCGTCCGCGTCGGTGCTCAACGACCTCGTCGTCGGCAAGTCGGTGACCGAAGGCATGGCGCTGCTGGACGAGTTCCAGACCCTCATGCAGGGGCGCGGACAGGTCGAGCCCGACGAGGACGTGCTCGAGGACGGCATCGCGTTTGCCGGGGTGGCGCAGTTCCCCGCCCGGGTGAAGTGTGCGCTGCTGTCGTGGATGGCGTGGAAGGACGCGACGGCCCAGGCCGTCGCCAACGAGAGCGAGGAAGGCCGATGA
- the sufD gene encoding Fe-S cluster assembly protein SufD, producing MTAPTTTTTSAGPLAGPVETRVVSHLHPEGSFDPADHEVPRGLEEIWRFTPLKRLRDLHKDAPLDGHDYEVSIDAAPEVRAESVDIDDPVRGSSTYKPVDRISARAWEASDRLFKVTVPAEAVASQPTWVTFRGTGSEKAGAGHVVITAEAFSKATVVIDYVGSATWAENVEIVLGDGAQLTVVAVQDWDDDAVHVSHHHAHVGRDASLKHVLVSFGGDLVRINASVEYAGTGGDVEMLGLYFADAGQHLEHRLFVDHNNPKGRSKVEYKGALQGKDAHTVWIGDVLIRKEGVGIDTYESNDNLVLTDGARADSVPNLEIETGEIEGAGHASTTGRFDDLHLFYLQSRGIPEVEARRLVVHGFFNDVIRRTGVPEIQDRLLQTVEAELAKHVGVADVVAAAEA from the coding sequence GTGACCGCCCCCACCACTACTACAACGTCTGCTGGCCCTCTCGCCGGCCCGGTCGAGACCAGGGTCGTCAGCCACCTGCACCCGGAGGGGTCGTTCGACCCTGCCGACCACGAGGTGCCCAGGGGGCTCGAGGAGATCTGGCGCTTCACCCCGCTGAAGCGCCTGCGTGACCTCCACAAGGACGCGCCGCTGGACGGCCACGACTACGAGGTCTCGATCGACGCCGCGCCCGAGGTGCGGGCTGAGTCGGTCGACATCGACGACCCCGTACGCGGCTCGTCGACGTACAAGCCCGTCGACCGGATCTCGGCGCGCGCCTGGGAGGCGTCGGACCGTCTGTTCAAGGTGACCGTCCCCGCCGAGGCCGTCGCGTCGCAGCCCACCTGGGTCACGTTCCGCGGTACGGGCTCGGAGAAGGCGGGCGCCGGCCACGTCGTCATCACGGCCGAGGCGTTCTCGAAGGCCACGGTCGTCATCGACTACGTCGGCTCGGCGACCTGGGCCGAGAACGTCGAGATCGTCCTCGGCGACGGCGCCCAGCTGACTGTCGTCGCAGTCCAGGACTGGGACGACGACGCCGTGCACGTGTCGCACCACCACGCGCACGTCGGCCGCGACGCGAGCCTCAAGCACGTGCTTGTCAGCTTCGGCGGCGACCTCGTGCGCATCAACGCGTCGGTCGAGTACGCCGGCACCGGCGGTGACGTCGAGATGCTCGGCCTCTACTTCGCCGACGCCGGTCAGCACCTCGAGCACCGCCTCTTCGTCGACCACAACAACCCCAAGGGGCGCAGCAAGGTCGAGTACAAGGGCGCGCTCCAGGGCAAGGACGCCCACACCGTGTGGATCGGCGACGTGCTGATCCGCAAGGAGGGCGTCGGCATCGACACGTACGAGAGCAACGACAACCTCGTCCTCACCGACGGGGCACGTGCCGACTCGGTGCCGAACCTGGAGATCGAGACCGGCGAGATCGAGGGCGCGGGTCACGCGTCGACGACCGGCCGGTTCGACGACCTGCACCTGTTCTACCTGCAGAGCCGCGGCATCCCGGAGGTTGAGGCGCGCCGCCTCGTCGTGCACGGCTTCTTCAACGACGTGATCCGCCGTACCGGCGTCCCGGAGATCCAGGACCGTCTGCTGCAGACCGTCGAGGCCGAGCTCGCCAAGCACGTCGGTGTCGCCGACGTGGTGGCGGCCGCGGAGGCCTGA
- a CDS encoding DNA polymerase domain-containing protein: MPAAATEVEVESPGGSRAVRVSSPDRVIYEATPWSGEVTKLDVVRYYLAVGDGIMRALRERPTTLERWPKGVREGMTLSTRVDNRGDAFYQKRLPKGAPDFVQSARIEFPSGRSADEVCPTELATVAWAAQMGTLTFHPWPVRREAAEHPDELRIDLDPQPGTDFTDAVRVAGQARALLDDLGMVGFPKTSGNRGVHVYVRIEPRWSFTDVRHAAIAFGRALERRTDGVTTNWWKEERGARIFVDFNQNARDRTIASAYSLRPKPGAPVSTPVTWDELATLDDPRAFTLHTVPPRFAELGDLHAAIDDTACSLEPLLDLYARDEEQGLGDMPYPPDYPKMPGEPPRVQPSRKNAANWADEDAPEG, translated from the coding sequence ATGCCTGCAGCAGCGACCGAGGTCGAGGTCGAGTCCCCCGGTGGGAGCCGTGCCGTCCGGGTGAGCAGTCCCGACCGCGTGATCTACGAGGCGACGCCATGGTCGGGCGAGGTGACCAAGCTCGACGTCGTCCGCTACTACCTCGCGGTGGGTGACGGCATCATGCGCGCGTTGCGCGAGCGCCCGACCACGCTCGAGCGGTGGCCCAAGGGGGTCCGTGAGGGCATGACACTGTCGACCCGGGTCGACAACCGCGGCGACGCGTTCTATCAGAAGCGCCTCCCCAAGGGCGCTCCCGACTTCGTCCAGTCGGCCCGCATCGAGTTCCCGTCAGGCCGCTCGGCCGACGAGGTCTGCCCCACCGAGCTCGCGACGGTCGCGTGGGCGGCGCAGATGGGCACGCTCACGTTCCACCCGTGGCCGGTCCGTCGCGAGGCCGCCGAGCACCCCGACGAGCTGCGCATCGACCTCGACCCCCAGCCGGGGACGGACTTCACCGACGCCGTACGGGTGGCCGGTCAGGCGCGGGCCCTGCTCGACGACCTCGGCATGGTCGGCTTCCCCAAGACGAGCGGCAACCGGGGCGTGCACGTCTACGTCCGCATCGAGCCGCGGTGGTCCTTCACCGACGTCCGCCACGCCGCGATCGCGTTCGGTCGCGCGCTCGAGCGCCGTACGGACGGGGTCACCACGAACTGGTGGAAGGAAGAGCGAGGCGCGCGCATCTTCGTCGACTTCAACCAGAACGCCCGCGACCGGACGATCGCCAGTGCCTACAGCCTGCGCCCGAAGCCGGGCGCGCCGGTCTCCACCCCCGTGACCTGGGACGAGCTCGCGACGCTCGACGACCCGCGCGCCTTCACCCTCCACACGGTGCCGCCGCGCTTCGCCGAGCTCGGCGACCTCCACGCGGCCATCGACGACACGGCGTGCTCGCTCGAGCCACTGCTCGACCTGTACGCCCGCGACGAGGAGCAGGGGCTCGGCGACATGCCGTACCCACCCGACTACCCCAAGATGCCGGGCGAGCCGCCGCGTGTGCAGCCCAGCCGCAAGAACGCTGCCAACTGGGCCGACGAGGACGCGCCCGAGGGCTGA
- a CDS encoding DNA polymerase IV, protein MWVLHVDLDQFIAAVEVLRRPELAGLPVIVGGRGDPTERAVVSTASYEAREFGVRSGMPLRTAAKKCPDAVFLPVDKPAYDEASEQVMAALRSFGTAVEVLGWDEAFVDAGPDADLARATALAHAIQERVLARTRLHCSVGIGDNKIRAKNATDFGKPRGTFTLTRDNWWAVMGDRPADGVWGIGSKTAAKLAALGLRTVREVGDADEERLAAELGPTMGPWYRRLARGVDASPVDPTPWVPRSHGHEETFQNDLDDPAEVEAQVRRLAVLAASDVVEDGRPAVRVRLKIRYVPFETRTRSTKLAEPTSDAAVIADAAASLLERTDRTRSVRLLGVAAEMADPQ, encoded by the coding sequence ATGTGGGTGCTGCACGTCGATCTCGACCAGTTCATCGCCGCGGTCGAGGTGCTGCGCCGTCCCGAGCTCGCTGGGCTCCCCGTGATCGTCGGTGGCCGCGGCGACCCGACCGAGCGTGCGGTTGTGTCGACGGCGTCGTACGAGGCGCGGGAGTTCGGCGTCCGGTCCGGCATGCCCCTGCGGACGGCGGCCAAGAAGTGCCCTGACGCGGTGTTCCTGCCCGTCGACAAGCCGGCGTACGACGAGGCGTCCGAGCAGGTGATGGCGGCGCTGCGCAGCTTCGGCACGGCGGTCGAGGTCCTCGGGTGGGACGAGGCGTTCGTCGACGCCGGTCCGGACGCCGACCTCGCGCGCGCGACCGCCCTCGCCCACGCGATCCAGGAGCGGGTCCTCGCGCGGACGCGGCTGCACTGCTCGGTCGGCATCGGCGACAACAAGATCCGCGCGAAGAACGCGACCGACTTCGGCAAGCCTCGCGGCACGTTCACGCTGACCCGTGACAACTGGTGGGCGGTGATGGGTGACCGTCCGGCCGACGGCGTCTGGGGGATCGGCAGCAAGACCGCCGCGAAGCTGGCCGCACTGGGACTTCGCACGGTGCGCGAGGTCGGCGACGCGGACGAGGAGCGGCTCGCCGCCGAGCTGGGGCCGACGATGGGCCCGTGGTACCGACGCCTCGCCCGTGGGGTCGACGCCTCCCCCGTCGACCCGACACCGTGGGTGCCCCGCTCGCACGGGCACGAGGAGACGTTCCAGAACGACCTGGACGACCCCGCCGAGGTCGAGGCGCAGGTCCGTCGACTGGCCGTGCTCGCCGCCAGCGATGTGGTCGAGGACGGACGTCCGGCGGTGCGCGTGCGGCTCAAGATCCGCTACGTCCCGTTCGAGACGCGCACCCGCAGCACGAAGCTCGCCGAGCCGACGTCCGATGCCGCGGTGATCGCGGATGCGGCGGCCTCGCTGCTGGAGCGGACCGACCGGACCCGCTCCGTACGACTCCTCGGTGTCGCCGCCGAGATGGCCGATCCCCAGTAG
- a CDS encoding acVLRF1 family peptidyl-tRNA hydrolase: protein MVEPVETRTVLVPHERLPGWVERFSARHGEPLVVREGSRAILHAPDGAEASYEDVDPPADFGIVLVRRGGYAIGRVEGGVLVAHKTGTRYVQGKTKAGGWSQQRYARRRANQADALADAASEVVARLLPDAGQVFGGGDKALVAQVLAAREAGRELTLEPRWLDVKEPRLVALQAAVTGARAYEVRLNPLA from the coding sequence GTGGTTGAGCCTGTCGAAACCCGGACCGTCCTCGTCCCGCACGAGCGGCTCCCTGGCTGGGTGGAGCGCTTCTCCGCCCGGCACGGGGAGCCGTTGGTCGTGCGTGAGGGTTCCCGCGCGATCCTGCACGCACCCGACGGCGCCGAGGCCTCGTACGAGGACGTGGACCCGCCGGCCGACTTCGGGATCGTCCTCGTCCGCCGCGGCGGCTATGCGATCGGTCGCGTCGAGGGTGGTGTCCTCGTTGCCCACAAGACGGGCACCCGGTACGTCCAGGGGAAGACGAAGGCCGGCGGCTGGAGCCAGCAGCGCTACGCCCGCCGCAGGGCCAACCAGGCCGACGCGCTCGCCGACGCCGCCTCCGAGGTCGTGGCGCGTCTTCTTCCCGATGCCGGACAGGTGTTCGGCGGCGGCGACAAGGCGCTGGTCGCTCAGGTGCTGGCGGCGCGTGAGGCAGGCCGGGAGCTGACGCTCGAGCCGCGGTGGCTGGACGTGAAGGAGCCTCGGCTCGTGGCCCTGCAGGCCGCGGTCACCGGCGCGCGGGCGTACGAGGTTCGGCTGAACCCGCTGGCGTGA
- the sufB gene encoding Fe-S cluster assembly protein SufB has translation MTTTPDTGVSAVPNAIEQANPELEGLGRYDFGWADPDIAGASAKRGLNEDVVRDISSRKDEPQWMLDLRMKGLKLFGRKPMPTWGADLGGIDFDNIKYFVRSTEKQATSWEELPEDIKNTYDRLGIPEAEKQRLVAGVAAQYESEVVYHQIREDLEEQGVIFLDTDTALKQHPELFQEYFATVIPVGDNKFSALNSAVWSGGSFIYVPKGVRVDIPLQAYFRINTENMGQFERTLIIVDEDAYVHYVEGCTAPIYKTDSLHSAVVEIIVKKGGRCRYTTIQNWSNNVYNLVTKRATCEEGAQMEWVDGNIGSKVTMKYPAIYLMGEHARGETLSLAFAGEGQHQDSGAKMVHAAPHTSSSIISKSVARGGGRASYRGLLQVQEGAEHSASTVKCDALLVDDISRSDTYPYVDVREDDVSLGHEATVSKVSDDQLFYLMSRGMEEDEAMAMIVRGFVEPIARELPMEYALELNRLIELQMEGAVG, from the coding sequence ATGACCACCACCCCGGACACCGGCGTCAGCGCCGTGCCCAACGCCATCGAGCAAGCCAATCCCGAGCTCGAGGGCCTCGGCCGGTACGACTTCGGCTGGGCCGATCCCGACATCGCGGGAGCGAGCGCCAAGCGGGGTCTCAACGAGGACGTCGTCCGCGACATCTCCTCGCGCAAGGACGAGCCCCAGTGGATGCTCGACCTGCGGATGAAGGGCCTCAAGCTCTTCGGCCGCAAGCCGATGCCGACGTGGGGCGCCGACCTGGGCGGCATCGACTTCGACAACATCAAGTACTTCGTCCGCTCCACCGAGAAGCAGGCGACCTCCTGGGAGGAGCTCCCGGAGGACATCAAGAACACGTATGACCGCCTCGGCATCCCCGAGGCCGAGAAGCAGCGCCTGGTCGCCGGTGTCGCCGCGCAGTACGAGTCCGAGGTTGTCTACCACCAGATCCGCGAGGACCTGGAGGAGCAGGGCGTCATCTTCCTCGACACCGACACGGCGCTCAAGCAGCACCCGGAGCTGTTCCAGGAGTACTTCGCGACCGTGATCCCGGTCGGCGACAACAAGTTCTCCGCGCTCAACTCGGCGGTCTGGTCGGGCGGCTCGTTCATCTACGTGCCCAAGGGGGTCCGCGTCGACATCCCGCTGCAGGCCTACTTCCGGATCAACACCGAGAACATGGGCCAGTTCGAGCGGACGCTGATCATCGTCGACGAGGACGCGTACGTCCACTACGTCGAGGGCTGCACCGCGCCGATCTACAAGACCGACTCGCTGCACTCCGCGGTCGTCGAGATCATCGTCAAGAAGGGCGGCCGCTGCCGCTACACGACGATCCAGAACTGGTCGAACAACGTCTACAACCTGGTCACCAAGCGCGCCACCTGCGAGGAGGGCGCCCAGATGGAGTGGGTCGACGGCAACATCGGCTCCAAGGTGACCATGAAGTACCCGGCGATCTACCTGATGGGCGAGCACGCCCGCGGCGAGACGCTGTCGCTGGCCTTCGCCGGCGAGGGCCAGCACCAGGACTCCGGCGCCAAGATGGTCCACGCCGCGCCGCACACGTCGAGCTCGATCATCTCCAAGTCGGTCGCGCGCGGCGGTGGCCGTGCGTCGTACCGTGGCCTGCTCCAGGTCCAGGAGGGCGCCGAGCACTCCGCCTCCACCGTCAAGTGCGACGCGCTGCTCGTCGACGACATCAGCCGCTCCGACACCTACCCGTACGTCGACGTCCGTGAGGACGACGTGTCGCTCGGCCACGAGGCCACGGTCTCCAAGGTCAGCGACGACCAGCTCTTCTACCTGATGAGCCGCGGGATGGAGGAGGACGAGGCGATGGCGATGATCGTGCGTGGCTTCGTCGAGCCCATCGCGCGCGAGCTCCCGATGGAGTACGCGCTCGAGCTCAACCGTCTGATCGAACTGCAAATGGAAGGTGCCGTCGGGTGA
- a CDS encoding GntR family transcriptional regulator, with amino-acid sequence MFDGPEPIYIQIAEQIRAQILSGDLPEEAQVMSTTQYATTFRINPATAAKAFGILVDEGLIEKRRGLGMFVAHGAHERLLDEHRAAYLDRVFRPAVEQADLLGIPRRELVAYLDDTTPTTSPTPVTEGDAR; translated from the coding sequence TTGTTCGACGGACCAGAGCCGATCTACATCCAGATCGCCGAACAGATTCGCGCCCAGATCCTGAGCGGCGACCTGCCCGAGGAGGCCCAGGTGATGTCCACCACCCAGTACGCGACCACGTTCCGCATCAACCCGGCGACCGCGGCGAAGGCGTTCGGGATCCTCGTCGACGAGGGCCTGATCGAGAAGCGGCGCGGGCTCGGCATGTTCGTCGCCCACGGCGCCCACGAGCGGCTCCTCGACGAGCACCGCGCGGCGTACCTCGACCGGGTCTTCCGCCCGGCGGTGGAGCAGGCCGATCTCCTCGGCATCCCCCGCCGCGAGCTCGTCGCCTATCTCGACGACACCACCCCGACCACCTCCCCCACCCCCGTGACGGAAGGCGACGCACGATGA